A stretch of Methanococcus voltae PS DNA encodes these proteins:
- a CDS encoding homoserine kinase — translation MKEITIYSPATSANLGPGYDIFGLALKEPYDLVTVEIIESSCKCCEKVKISVSGEKAEEIPLDPTQNTAGVVALKMMEDFNIQECIHIKIQKGIKPGSGLGSSSASCSGVAVAVNKLFELNLDDLKLIKYASLGEAVAAGAPHADNVAPGIMGNFTLTTSYEPLEVLNIPLDMDVVVALPNIQVSTKEARKILPQEIPLSKMVNNVGKATGMIHSIYNKDFENLGKYMMGDQVVEPCRATLIQGYDEAKVKVKDFAHGITISGSGPAIIAIPKNKECSSEIAKIFKEIWDCPIYETSVGKGAYEIKK, via the coding sequence ATGAAAGAAATTACAATTTATTCCCCTGCAACCTCTGCAAACTTGGGTCCAGGTTATGATATATTTGGTCTTGCACTTAAAGAGCCATATGACTTAGTAACTGTAGAAATAATAGAATCATCCTGTAAATGTTGTGAAAAGGTGAAAATAAGTGTTTCAGGTGAAAAAGCTGAAGAAATTCCCTTAGACCCTACACAAAACACCGCTGGTGTTGTTGCTTTAAAAATGATGGAAGACTTCAATATTCAAGAATGTATACATATTAAAATTCAAAAAGGAATAAAACCAGGTAGTGGATTAGGTAGCAGTTCTGCATCTTGTTCAGGTGTCGCTGTAGCAGTTAATAAGTTGTTTGAGTTAAATTTAGACGATTTAAAATTGATAAAATATGCATCATTGGGTGAAGCAGTTGCTGCAGGAGCTCCACATGCAGATAATGTTGCACCAGGTATAATGGGTAATTTTACACTAACAACTAGTTATGAACCATTAGAAGTATTAAACATTCCTTTAGATATGGATGTTGTTGTCGCACTCCCAAATATCCAGGTTAGCACCAAAGAAGCTAGGAAAATATTACCTCAAGAAATTCCCCTCTCAAAAATGGTTAACAATGTGGGTAAAGCTACAGGTATGATTCATTCAATATATAATAAAGATTTTGAAAATTTGGGAAAATATATGATGGGAGATCAAGTTGTAGAACCCTGTAGAGCTACATTAATACAAGGATATGATGAAGCAAAAGTTAAAGTTAAAGATTTTGCACATGGGATTACCATTAGTGGCTCAGGACCTGCGATAATTGCAATACCTAAAAATAAAGAATGTAGCTCCGAAATCGCAAAAATATTTAAAGAAATTTGGGATTGCCCAATTTACGAAACTAGCGTTGGTAAAGGGGCTTATGAAATTAAAAAATAA
- a CDS encoding PINc/VapC family ATPase, with protein sequence MVIFLDLNTDLKNKKYEGLPTFEELIDEKITLDTCVVIDGRITELIKNKKLKNCEIIVPEAVVAELEAQANKGREIGYMGIEELKKLSEIVKDSDSNLILTYYGERPNLEMVSLAKSGEIDALIRHVAKEKDSILLTSDWIQYNIAVAQDIKSYYLKVATEKVDLLLKDYFDENTSSVHLKEGCTPFVKIGKPGSVVLRPFNTEILSKGKMEYIIDNILRYSEQNNGLTEIQKRGATVLQLGNLRISISRPPFSEALEVTAVRPIAKATLESYNLPEQLNEKLKKAEGIFVSGAPGSGKSTFVSALAESYQSLNKIVKTMESPRDLQVGNEITQYAPLENKMENTCDILLLVRPDYTIYDEVRKTKDFEIFADMRMAGVGMVGVVHASKPIDSIQRLIGRVELGIIPQIVDTVIFIEDGKVGKVYEVEFNVKVPYGMKESDLARPIIEVVDFETKMPEYEIYTYGEQVVVMPIKQQRTETPVFKYAEDKLKDVLKKLLPKKCYPEVSIVNKDTIEIKVSEKYIPAIIGKGGKEISKLEDTLGLKINVREKVMNNEPLADYPTYEYVNDYEMTKLVETGKHIVIEAGEDYIGSNIKVYVDGDYICTATVNSSGNVNINKKTNVGKELQKAMKKGKDIYIDF encoded by the coding sequence ATGGTGATATTTTTGGATTTAAACACTGACTTAAAAAATAAAAAATATGAAGGGTTGCCGACGTTTGAGGAATTAATCGACGAAAAGATAACCTTAGATACCTGTGTCGTTATTGACGGCAGGATAACGGAACTTATCAAAAATAAGAAATTGAAAAATTGTGAAATAATAGTTCCAGAAGCCGTTGTTGCGGAGTTAGAGGCTCAAGCGAACAAAGGTAGAGAAATTGGATATATGGGCATTGAAGAATTAAAAAAACTGTCCGAAATAGTTAAAGATAGTGATAGTAATTTAATTCTGACATACTATGGCGAAAGACCAAATTTAGAAATGGTTTCACTTGCCAAAAGTGGTGAAATAGATGCCTTAATTAGACATGTGGCAAAAGAAAAAGATTCAATATTACTAACAAGTGATTGGATTCAGTACAATATTGCAGTTGCCCAAGACATAAAGTCTTACTACTTGAAAGTTGCTACGGAAAAGGTAGATTTATTATTAAAAGATTATTTTGATGAAAATACTTCTTCAGTCCACTTAAAAGAAGGATGTACGCCATTTGTTAAAATAGGAAAACCCGGTAGTGTTGTATTAAGACCATTCAATACCGAAATACTATCCAAGGGTAAAATGGAATATATAATCGATAATATTTTACGATATAGTGAACAAAATAACGGTTTAACAGAAATACAAAAAAGAGGGGCTACTGTATTACAGCTTGGAAATCTAAGAATTTCTATATCAAGACCTCCATTCTCAGAAGCTTTGGAAGTTACTGCTGTTAGACCTATTGCAAAAGCCACCCTTGAAAGTTATAATTTACCAGAACAGTTGAACGAAAAATTGAAAAAAGCTGAAGGTATTTTTGTTTCTGGTGCACCAGGAAGCGGTAAATCAACATTTGTTTCCGCGCTTGCAGAAAGTTACCAATCGCTAAATAAAATTGTTAAAACCATGGAAAGTCCAAGAGATTTGCAAGTTGGCAATGAAATAACACAGTATGCACCATTAGAAAATAAAATGGAAAATACCTGCGATATATTATTATTAGTAAGACCCGATTATACAATATATGATGAAGTAAGAAAGACAAAAGATTTTGAAATATTCGCAGATATGAGGATGGCCGGTGTTGGTATGGTTGGGGTAGTGCATGCCTCAAAACCTATAGATTCTATCCAAAGGTTAATTGGAAGAGTCGAATTAGGTATAATACCTCAAATTGTAGATACTGTGATATTTATTGAAGACGGAAAAGTTGGAAAAGTATACGAAGTTGAGTTTAATGTAAAAGTACCGTATGGTATGAAAGAATCAGACCTTGCAAGACCTATTATAGAGGTCGTAGACTTTGAAACTAAAATGCCAGAATATGAGATATATACATATGGGGAACAAGTTGTAGTAATGCCAATAAAACAGCAACGAACTGAGACACCGGTTTTCAAGTATGCAGAAGATAAACTAAAAGACGTTTTAAAAAAATTACTGCCTAAAAAATGCTACCCTGAAGTTTCGATAGTCAATAAAGACACTATTGAAATAAAAGTTTCTGAAAAATACATTCCTGCAATTATTGGGAAAGGGGGAAAAGAAATTTCAAAACTTGAAGATACGTTAGGTTTAAAAATAAATGTAAGAGAAAAAGTTATGAACAACGAGCCTCTTGCAGACTATCCAACATATGAATACGTAAATGATTATGAAATGACCAAATTAGTTGAAACCGGTAAACATATTGTAATAGAAGCAGGCGAAGATTACATTGGTTCAAATATTAAAGTATACGTTGATGGGGATTATATTTGCACGGCTACGGTAAATTCAAGTGGTAATGTAAATATTAATAAAAAAACAAACGTTGGAAAAGAACTTCAAAAAGCAATGAAAAAAGGTAAAGATATATATATTGATTTTTAA
- the purE gene encoding 5-(carboxyamino)imidazole ribonucleotide mutase, which translates to MITIIMGSKSDIKIAEKATKILKEFDVKYTVNVASAHRTPALVEKIVKSSESSVFIAIAGLAAHLPGVVASMTTKPVIAVPVESKLDGLDALLSAVQMPPGIPVACVGIDRGENAAILALQMLSISNEKIAEKLAEYRETQKNKVYDDNSEIQKLL; encoded by the coding sequence ATGATTACAATTATAATGGGAAGTAAAAGCGACATTAAAATTGCTGAAAAAGCAACCAAAATTTTAAAGGAATTCGATGTAAAGTATACCGTAAACGTAGCTTCTGCACATAGAACACCTGCTTTAGTTGAAAAAATTGTAAAAAGCTCAGAATCCTCTGTATTTATAGCTATTGCAGGACTTGCTGCTCATTTGCCAGGTGTGGTGGCTTCAATGACAACAAAACCAGTTATTGCAGTTCCCGTGGAAAGTAAACTCGATGGATTAGATGCATTATTAAGCGCTGTTCAAATGCCTCCGGGAATACCTGTAGCTTGTGTAGGTATCGATAGAGGAGAAAATGCTGCAATATTGGCATTACAGATGTTATCAATTTCAAATGAAAAAATTGCTGAAAAATTAGCAGAATATAGAGAAACTCAAAAAAACAAAGTATATGACGATAATTCAGAGATTCAAAAATTATTGTAA
- a CDS encoding nucleoside-diphosphate kinase — translation MIERTFVAIKPDAVKRKLSGKIIQRFEDKGFEIVELRMLLLDDELLEQYYGEHKGKDFYNDLISFMKSGRIIAMVVEGNDAVKNVRTMVGATKPWEASMGTIRGDYGLSTPHNVIHASDSLESAKREINLFFKD, via the coding sequence ATGATAGAAAGAACTTTTGTGGCTATAAAACCTGATGCAGTAAAAAGAAAATTGTCTGGAAAAATAATTCAAAGATTTGAAGATAAAGGATTTGAAATTGTTGAATTAAGAATGTTATTATTGGATGATGAGTTATTAGAGCAATATTATGGAGAGCATAAAGGTAAGGACTTCTATAATGACTTAATATCTTTTATGAAATCAGGTCGTATCATAGCAATGGTTGTTGAAGGTAACGACGCGGTAAAAAATGTGAGAACTATGGTGGGAGCTACAAAGCCTTGGGAAGCAAGTATGGGTACTATACGGGGAGATTATGGATTAAGCACGCCTCATAATGTTATACACGCATCAGATAGTTTAGAAAGTGCAAAAAGAGAAATTAATTTATTTTTTAAAGATTAA
- a CDS encoding proteasome-activating nucleotidase: MNYPEDYSSEINDLDLDEYKERNYIMDLENKILRAELKNKDISRENSQLKKENEILKRELDKLRIPPLIMGTVIDKISSRKVVVKSSTGPNFLVNISQFVDPEEIVPGERVCLNQQTLAVVEVLSKEKDYRAMAMEIEEKPNITFEEIGGLSNQIREIKEVVELPLKKPELFEKIGIVPPKGILLYGPPGTGKTLLAKAVAYETNASFIRVVGSELVKKFIGEGAKLVRDVFKLAKEKSPCIIFIDEIDAVASKRTESLTGGDREVQRTLMQLLAEMDGFDSRGDVKIIAATNRPDILDSAILRPGRFDRIIEIANPDEEGRIEILKIHTSKMNLKNIELKDVAKLTEGMVGADLKAVCTEAGMFAIREDREYIKLKDFEEAIDKIKSKTTPKEEIRPQVSLMYG, encoded by the coding sequence ATGAACTATCCTGAAGATTATTCAAGCGAAATAAATGACTTAGACCTTGATGAATACAAGGAAAGAAATTACATCATGGACTTAGAAAATAAAATATTAAGAGCCGAATTAAAGAATAAAGACATATCTAGAGAAAATAGTCAGCTTAAAAAAGAAAACGAAATCTTAAAAAGAGAATTAGATAAATTAAGAATTCCCCCTCTTATAATGGGTACCGTAATCGATAAAATAAGCTCTCGAAAAGTAGTTGTTAAAAGTTCTACCGGCCCTAACTTCCTAGTAAACATTTCCCAGTTTGTAGATCCTGAAGAAATAGTACCTGGCGAAAGAGTTTGTTTAAATCAACAAACCCTTGCAGTAGTCGAAGTCTTATCCAAAGAAAAAGACTATAGGGCTATGGCTATGGAAATAGAAGAAAAACCTAATATAACATTTGAAGAAATTGGTGGGTTAAGTAATCAGATTAGAGAAATAAAAGAAGTAGTAGAATTACCATTGAAAAAGCCTGAATTGTTTGAAAAAATAGGGATAGTACCACCAAAAGGTATTTTATTGTACGGTCCACCAGGAACTGGTAAAACGCTCCTTGCAAAAGCTGTTGCTTATGAAACTAATGCCTCATTTATTAGAGTGGTAGGCTCCGAATTAGTTAAAAAGTTTATCGGAGAAGGTGCCAAGTTAGTTAGAGATGTTTTTAAATTAGCAAAAGAGAAATCGCCATGTATCATCTTTATTGACGAGATTGATGCTGTTGCCAGTAAAAGAACTGAATCACTAACTGGTGGAGATAGAGAAGTTCAAAGAACTTTAATGCAATTGTTGGCCGAAATGGATGGTTTTGACTCTAGAGGCGATGTAAAAATAATTGCAGCTACAAACAGACCTGATATCTTAGATTCTGCCATATTAAGACCTGGTAGATTTGACAGGATTATTGAAATAGCAAATCCTGATGAAGAAGGTAGAATTGAAATATTAAAGATACATACCTCAAAAATGAATTTAAAGAATATAGAATTAAAAGATGTTGCCAAATTAACTGAAGGAATGGTTGGTGCAGATTTGAAAGCAGTTTGTACCGAAGCAGGTATGTTTGCGATTAGAGAAGATAGAGAATATATTAAATTAAAAGATTTTGAAGAAGCTATCGACAAAATTAAAAGCAAAACCACTCCAAAAGAAGAAATAAGACCACAAGTATCTTTAATGTATGGGTAA
- a CDS encoding multiprotein bridging factor aMBF1 → MECELCGKITSELYKSKIEGVEMLLCKECAKFGKSPKTYSRYSLNNAVPVSSDRPKKAKKPMGHKKDMFDDLKVVVEDYGDVIRKARERRNITIKELALKIGMKESTLHKLERGELEPEEKYVKKLENSLGINLYEDSEGYEDTKVKKESFTLGDFVKIKRRK, encoded by the coding sequence ATGGAATGTGAACTTTGCGGTAAAATTACTTCAGAACTTTATAAGTCAAAAATAGAGGGGGTTGAAATGTTGTTATGTAAAGAGTGTGCTAAGTTTGGCAAATCTCCAAAAACTTATTCAAGATACTCTTTAAACAATGCAGTACCTGTCTCTTCAGATAGGCCTAAAAAGGCTAAAAAACCTATGGGGCATAAGAAAGATATGTTTGATGACTTAAAAGTTGTCGTAGAAGATTATGGTGACGTAATTCGTAAAGCAAGAGAGAGAAGGAACATAACTATCAAGGAATTAGCTTTAAAAATTGGTATGAAAGAATCTACCCTTCATAAATTAGAACGTGGGGAGTTAGAACCTGAAGAAAAATACGTTAAAAAACTCGAAAATAGTTTAGGAATAAACCTTTATGAAGATTCTGAAGGTTATGAAGATACAAAAGTTAAAAAAGAGTCATTTACATTGGGTGACTTTGTAAAAATTAAAAGAAGAAAATAA
- a CDS encoding molybdopterin molybdotransferase MoeA has product MKFVKELISYEDAKKITFQELDEFIRDKYKEFNLNDCLNKICHEDIVSPVDLPSFNKSAMDGYSVIAEDVFGASDNNPIILEKIEFDEEENSKFESKNTVGDENFELINGFATKVSTGTKIPEGSNAVVMKEYVKEYDDYIEVYLGVHPFENVSKIGEDLKKGDIIIKKGEIITPYHIALLASVGIKKVNCTYLKIGILSTGDELISLENYGKEVNNKNDELKKINMDYISKTGSIINSNSVMLKSLLKNCGFDAKAYDHVEDNPKEIEKCILKILSENDILMTTGGTSVGDRDYTFEEISKLGEILYHGIKIRPGRPVGFSKIELGNQSKFIYILSGYPVAAAVQFELLFNQYFKPLKTLKIPLTRNFASSLGRTDIMRIKLTYDSNSKNTNSKLFAEPLRISGSGVISSLSSADGYVIIDENIEGYEKGDIVTAHLFKK; this is encoded by the coding sequence TTGAAATTTGTAAAAGAATTGATATCTTATGAAGATGCTAAAAAAATAACTTTTCAAGAGTTAGATGAATTTATAAGAGATAAATATAAAGAATTTAATTTAAATGATTGTTTAAACAAAATATGTCATGAAGATATAGTATCGCCTGTAGATTTACCATCATTTAATAAATCAGCTATGGATGGATATTCTGTAATTGCAGAAGATGTTTTTGGAGCAAGTGATAATAATCCAATAATTTTAGAAAAAATAGAATTCGATGAAGAAGAAAATTCAAAATTTGAAAGCAAAAATACCGTAGGAGATGAAAATTTTGAATTAATAAATGGTTTTGCCACTAAGGTATCTACAGGTACCAAAATTCCCGAAGGCTCAAACGCTGTTGTTATGAAGGAATATGTTAAAGAATATGATGATTATATCGAAGTTTATTTAGGAGTTCATCCTTTTGAAAATGTTTCTAAAATAGGGGAAGACCTTAAAAAAGGAGATATAATAATTAAAAAAGGCGAAATTATCACTCCCTATCATATTGCACTATTGGCGTCAGTTGGAATAAAAAAAGTAAATTGTACTTATTTAAAAATAGGAATATTATCTACGGGAGATGAATTAATTAGCCTTGAAAATTATGGCAAAGAAGTAAATAATAAAAATGATGAACTCAAAAAAATAAATATGGACTATATATCCAAAACTGGCTCCATCATAAATTCCAACTCTGTTATGTTAAAAAGTTTATTAAAAAATTGTGGATTTGATGCCAAAGCTTACGACCATGTTGAAGATAACCCCAAAGAAATTGAAAAATGTATTTTAAAAATACTTTCAGAAAATGATATACTTATGACTACAGGAGGTACTTCTGTAGGCGATAGAGACTATACTTTTGAAGAAATTAGCAAATTAGGAGAAATACTGTACCACGGTATTAAAATAAGACCTGGACGACCAGTCGGTTTCTCTAAAATCGAATTAGGAAATCAATCAAAATTTATTTATATATTATCGGGATATCCCGTAGCTGCAGCCGTGCAGTTTGAATTATTGTTTAACCAGTATTTCAAACCATTGAAGACATTGAAAATTCCATTAACTCGTAATTTTGCTTCTTCCCTTGGTAGAACAGACATTATGAGAATAAAGCTTACATATGATTCAAATTCAAAAAATACTAATTCAAAGCTATTTGCTGAACCTTTAAGAATATCAGGTAGTGGGGTAATTTCGTCATTATCTTCGGCAGATGGTTATGTTATAATTGATGAAAATATTGAAGGTTATGAAAAAGGAGATATTGTAACCGCTCACCTATTCAAAAAGTGA
- the mtnA gene encoding S-methyl-5-thioribose-1-phosphate isomerase, whose product MNDIRPIIWNEENKELILIDQRKLPAKLEYFTCKTYKDVALAIKDMVVRGAPAIGVSAAYGMALAELENSSTDFIKKAYDELKLTRPTAVNLFWALDKCMDSHKNGISLLDEAKRIHEEDVELCKKIGKLGQTLFEDGDVILTHCNAGALATSAYGTALSVIRFARYAGKNISVISDETRPRLQGAKLTCFELNYENIPVTAISDNTAGFLMKQGKVDKIIVGADRILADYHVFNKIGTYSLAILAKYHNIPFYVAAPYSTFDFENSVGNIEIEQRSDEEVTHIDGVRIVAEGVPVINYAFDCTPPELITAIITEDKIIYPNK is encoded by the coding sequence ATGAACGATATTAGGCCTATAATTTGGAATGAAGAGAATAAAGAACTTATACTGATTGACCAGAGGAAATTACCTGCTAAATTAGAATATTTTACCTGTAAAACTTATAAAGATGTAGCTTTAGCAATAAAAGACATGGTTGTTAGAGGTGCTCCAGCTATAGGGGTTTCTGCAGCTTATGGAATGGCTTTGGCAGAGTTGGAAAATTCTTCAACTGATTTCATAAAAAAAGCATACGATGAATTAAAATTAACGCGACCAACAGCCGTAAATTTATTCTGGGCTTTAGATAAATGTATGGATTCTCATAAAAATGGTATTAGTTTGTTGGACGAAGCAAAAAGAATACACGAAGAAGACGTTGAATTGTGTAAAAAGATAGGGAAACTTGGTCAAACGTTATTTGAGGACGGGGATGTTATATTGACACATTGTAATGCCGGGGCTCTTGCTACGTCTGCATACGGCACTGCATTAAGTGTAATTAGATTTGCAAGATATGCGGGAAAAAATATATCCGTAATATCTGATGAGACAAGACCAAGATTACAAGGAGCTAAGTTAACTTGTTTTGAGCTAAATTATGAAAACATCCCTGTAACCGCCATATCCGATAATACTGCAGGTTTTTTAATGAAACAAGGAAAAGTGGACAAAATAATTGTTGGAGCCGATAGAATATTGGCTGATTACCATGTATTTAATAAAATAGGTACCTATTCGTTGGCAATTTTAGCGAAATATCATAACATACCATTTTATGTAGCAGCACCATATTCTACATTTGATTTTGAAAATAGTGTGGGAAATATAGAAATAGAGCAACGTTCTGACGAAGAAGTTACTCATATAGATGGTGTTAGGATAGTAGCTGAAGGTGTGCCTGTGATTAATTATGCTTTCGATTGTACGCCACCTGAATTAATAACTGCAATTATAACAGAGGATAAGATAATTTATCCTAACAAATAA
- the hisI gene encoding phosphoribosyl-AMP cyclohydrolase, with protein sequence MENYDNILKNMNLKFRNIDNNKLILAIVKSTENLVLMTAFMNEESLKKTLETGYMHYYSTSRQKLWKKGEESGNIQKVLNIYRDCDGDALLFEVEQTGWACHEGYMSCFHNKIQKDGSYKSFGTKFD encoded by the coding sequence ATGGAAAATTATGACAATATATTAAAAAATATGAACTTAAAATTTAGAAATATAGACAATAATAAGTTAATATTGGCAATTGTCAAAAGTACGGAAAATTTAGTATTAATGACTGCCTTTATGAATGAAGAATCCCTTAAAAAAACTTTAGAAACTGGATATATGCACTATTACTCCACCAGTCGTCAAAAACTTTGGAAAAAAGGAGAAGAAAGTGGAAATATTCAAAAAGTGCTAAACATATATAGAGATTGTGATGGCGATGCATTATTATTTGAAGTAGAGCAGACCGGATGGGCATGCCATGAGGGTTATATGTCTTGCTTCCATAATAAAATACAAAAAGATGGTAGTTACAAATCTTTTGGAACTAAATTTGATTAA
- the infB gene encoding translation initiation factor IF-2, translating into MALRCPIVSVLGHVDHGKTSLLDKIRTTRVTTREAGGITQHIGASEIPIGTIKKVSKDLLNIFKADLSIPGILVIDTPGHEAFTSLRKRGGALADIAILVVDINEGFKPQTIEAINILKQCKTPFVVAANKLDKISGWNSVEGPFITNFNEQKQHPNALTDFEIKLYENVIAPLNELGFEADVFSRVKDTTTTINILPVSAMTGEGIPDLLIIIAGLAQKFLEQKLGLNVDGYAKGTVLEIKEEKGLGKTIDAIIYDGIAKAGDYVVIGNPDGIITSKVKALLKPKALDEMMDPRDKFKPSKQIVAATGVKISAPDLDNVIAGSPLRIVPKSQIEVAKEEIVQEIEDFEIKLDEEGIIIKADTMGSLEALATELRKKDVKIKKAEVGDVNKKDVIEAASYAISNPYNGAIIAFNAKVLNDAKLELEKNDVKLFEDKIIYKLVEDYEDWIKELEESLKSDELNKLTKPAILKILPNCIFRQKAPAVCGVEVLYGTLKVGSNIMLEDGKRVGYVKELRNNQQETIKEAKVGMQVPVSIDGSLILGRHAKEEDILYVEVPEPEVRKFYHEYKSELRGDELEALNRYTELKQKVENNVFWGM; encoded by the coding sequence ATGGCATTAAGATGCCCTATTGTAAGTGTATTGGGTCACGTAGACCATGGAAAAACTTCTTTATTGGATAAAATTAGAACTACTAGAGTTACAACTCGTGAAGCAGGCGGTATAACACAACATATCGGTGCAAGTGAAATACCTATTGGGACGATAAAAAAAGTTTCAAAGGATTTATTGAATATATTTAAGGCTGATTTATCGATACCTGGTATATTGGTAATTGATACTCCAGGTCACGAAGCTTTTACCTCCTTAAGAAAAAGAGGCGGAGCTTTAGCTGACATTGCTATATTGGTTGTAGATATCAATGAAGGATTTAAACCTCAAACCATTGAGGCTATTAATATATTAAAGCAATGCAAAACACCATTTGTAGTTGCAGCGAACAAATTAGATAAGATTTCAGGATGGAATTCGGTTGAAGGACCTTTTATAACCAATTTCAACGAACAAAAGCAACACCCAAATGCTTTAACAGACTTTGAAATAAAACTTTATGAAAATGTAATTGCCCCGTTAAATGAATTAGGTTTTGAAGCAGACGTATTTTCAAGAGTTAAGGATACGACCACAACAATTAACATCTTACCTGTGTCTGCAATGACTGGGGAAGGAATACCTGATTTATTGATAATTATTGCAGGTCTTGCTCAAAAATTCTTGGAGCAAAAATTGGGTTTAAATGTAGATGGTTATGCTAAAGGAACCGTTTTAGAAATAAAAGAGGAAAAAGGTTTAGGAAAAACAATTGACGCTATAATATATGACGGAATTGCAAAAGCTGGTGATTACGTAGTTATTGGAAATCCTGATGGTATTATAACTTCAAAAGTGAAAGCACTATTAAAGCCTAAGGCTTTAGACGAAATGATGGATCCTCGGGATAAATTTAAACCTTCAAAACAAATTGTAGCGGCTACCGGGGTTAAAATATCCGCTCCAGATTTAGATAATGTAATTGCAGGTAGTCCTTTGAGAATAGTTCCTAAATCACAAATAGAGGTAGCCAAAGAGGAAATTGTTCAAGAAATAGAGGATTTTGAAATTAAATTAGATGAAGAAGGTATCATCATAAAAGCTGACACAATGGGTTCATTGGAGGCTTTAGCTACTGAATTAAGGAAAAAAGATGTTAAAATAAAAAAGGCCGAAGTTGGGGACGTTAATAAAAAAGATGTTATTGAAGCGGCATCTTATGCAATATCAAATCCTTACAACGGAGCTATAATAGCTTTTAACGCTAAAGTATTGAATGACGCAAAATTAGAACTAGAAAAGAACGACGTAAAATTGTTCGAAGATAAAATTATTTATAAATTGGTCGAAGATTATGAAGATTGGATTAAAGAATTGGAAGAATCTTTAAAATCTGATGAATTAAATAAATTGACAAAGCCTGCAATATTAAAAATTTTACCAAACTGTATATTTAGGCAGAAAGCACCTGCAGTTTGTGGTGTTGAAGTATTATATGGTACTTTGAAAGTTGGTAGTAACATAATGTTGGAAGATGGTAAAAGAGTAGGTTATGTTAAAGAACTTAGAAACAATCAACAAGAAACAATAAAAGAAGCAAAAGTTGGTATGCAAGTTCCTGTTTCAATTGATGGCTCTTTAATATTGGGTAGACACGCTAAAGAAGAAGATATATTGTATGTGGAAGTTCCAGAACCTGAAGTTAGAAAATTTTACCATGAATACAAGTCTGAATTAAGGGGCGACGAACTAGAGGCACTAAATCGATATACTGAATTAAAACAAAAAGTCGAAAATAATGTATTTTGGGGTATGTAA